One genomic window of Pecten maximus chromosome 3, xPecMax1.1, whole genome shotgun sequence includes the following:
- the LOC117324149 gene encoding uncharacterized protein LOC117324149 isoform X2 gives MPPKRKAALANQAIQSTTKRSRVNDEPLPEQRSHSASSSNAPLSLSPGEIQKLVREAFQKGIEEGRQGTSSADPANTHVLPSTCRSDSVHTDSDSTIELNNVAGPTPSTTGVSSASSTLATHTAISRQVQKLTSDCRSQY, from the exons ATGCCTCCAAAGAGAAAGGCTGCGTTAGCTAATCAGGCCATACAATCCACAACTAAGCGCAGTCGTGTCAATGATGAGCCCCTTCCGGAGCAGAGATCCCACAGCGCTAGCTCTTCAAATGCCCCTCTGTCACTTTCACCTGGTGAGATTCAGAAGCTGGTCAGAGAAGCCTTTCAAAAAGGCATTGAGGAAGGTAGGCAGGGTACCTCCTCAGCTGACCCAGCCAATACACATGTACTACCATCAACATGCAGGAGTGACTCAGTGCATACGGACAGTGACTCTACCATTGAACTGAACAACGTCGCTGGCCCTACACCGTCTACAACTGGAGTATCATCAGCTTCATCGACCCTGGCAACCCACACAGCAATAA GTAGACAGGTTCAAAAACTTACATCCGATTGCCGGTCCCAGTATTGA
- the LOC117324149 gene encoding uncharacterized protein LOC117324149 isoform X1: MPPKRKAALANQAIQSTTKRSRVNDEPLPEQRSHSASSSNAPLSLSPGEIQKLVREAFQKGIEEGRQGTSSADPANTHVLPSTCRSDSVHTDSDSTIELNNVAGPTPSTTGVSSASSTLATHTAISASTISGVAMASALQVTPSEPIPHNTFSSSSIPSGSLINDKIKEKNWDDKFVDLSTFTNQDPMKYEMVIQNGSEASPMVYWAPKNRTSSLTLDQWTYVFHTFIAIYTQRKSGDFPALLQYISVIRKLVSKRSRDWQFYDKSFRRLKSQNKSLSWGLIEWELWQDAMTRRNKPRSSSPQGQLPKGSCWKFIQGKPCYGCRFSHRCPKWQGAHTPTNCPNAFSPDQSSQFRPQGPNFYPPFRPPNHQFRAPNAAPAFRGHRHPRHSF; the protein is encoded by the coding sequence ATGCCTCCAAAGAGAAAGGCTGCGTTAGCTAATCAGGCCATACAATCCACAACTAAGCGCAGTCGTGTCAATGATGAGCCCCTTCCGGAGCAGAGATCCCACAGCGCTAGCTCTTCAAATGCCCCTCTGTCACTTTCACCTGGTGAGATTCAGAAGCTGGTCAGAGAAGCCTTTCAAAAAGGCATTGAGGAAGGTAGGCAGGGTACCTCCTCAGCTGACCCAGCCAATACACATGTACTACCATCAACATGCAGGAGTGACTCAGTGCATACGGACAGTGACTCTACCATTGAACTGAACAACGTCGCTGGCCCTACACCGTCTACAACTGGAGTATCATCAGCTTCATCGACCCTGGCAACCCACACAGCAATAAGTGCGTCCACTATTTCAGGTGTTGCTATGGCCTCCGCATTACAGGTGACCCCATCAGAGCCAATTCCTCACAATACATTTTCATCTTCATCTATACCTTCTGGTTCATtaataaatgacaaaataaaagaaaaaaattgggATGATAAGTTTGTAGACTTATCCACATTTACCAATCAAGACCCTATGAAGTATGAAATGGTCATACAGAATGGCTCTGAGGCATCACCTATGGTGTATTGGGCCCCAAAAAATCGTACATCATCTCTGACCCTTGATCAATGGACCTATGTATTCCATACatttatagcaatatatacCCAACGGAAGTCGGGGGATTTCCCAGCCCTATTACAGTACATATCTGTGATTAGGAAACTTGTCTCAAAACGGTCTCGAGACTGGCAATTTTACGATAAGTCTTTTCGTAGGTTAAAATCCCAGAACAAATCTTTGTCATGGGGCCTGATTGAATGGGAGCTGTGGCAAGATGCTATGACACGCCGTAACAAACCGAGGTCATCATCTCCCCAGGGCCAGCTCCCTAAGGGATCATGTTGGAAATTCATCCAGGGCAAACCATGTTATGGGTGCCGCTTTTCCCATAGATGTCCCAAATGGCAGGGCGCCCATACTCCAACAAACTGTCCAAATGCATTCTCTCCTGACCAGTCCTCTCAATTTCGACCTCAGGGCCCCAACTTTTATCCCCCTTTTCGACCACCCAATCATCAATTTCGGGCCCCTAATGCTGCCCCTGCCTTCCGTGGACATCGTCACCCCCGTCATTCCTTCTGA
- the LOC117324151 gene encoding uncharacterized protein LOC117324151 — translation MGSIAGFLCCFLFTFLVAFLLQAVGFFTTNWVTWTGCEAQGLFSFSTSGQTTACVGDGEYLSSAVLGLQATSFTIHLMVCLTMIWLMFCGGDDDDDVGYCGCCAGCFIMLYPVAGLFSIIGCGMVSTIDVPEFSYGWSYILCLTSGVYVILQVTLACYCVCKAIKDSDDDENLPSPQQTTAVATTGASGQLNIRYGHQEQHVAVAVTEREELAMSNGVMILRKMRIMQVVGLVR, via the exons ATGGGAAGCATTGCAGGATTTCTGTGCTGTTTCTTATTTACTTTTCTGGTGGCATTTTTACTACAAGCTGTTGGATTCTTCACTACTAACTGGGTGACATGGACTGGATGCGAAGCGCAGGGACTGTTCAGTTTTTCAACATCAGGCCAAACGACTGCCTGTGTTGGAGACGGAGAGT ACCTAAGCTCTGCAGTCCTTGGTCTACAAGCAACGTCATTCACCATCCACCTGATGGTGTGTTTGACAATGATATGGCTAATGTTCTGTGGCGGAGACGACGACGATGACGTTGGATATTGTGGATGCTGTGCAGGGTGCTTCATCATGTTGTACCCAGTTGCAG GATTATTCAGCATTATCGGATGTGGCATGGTGTCCACCATAGACGTGCCGGAATTCTCGTACGGCTGGTCCTACATCCTGTGTCTCACCAGTGGTGTCTACGTCATACTTCAG GTCACTCTAGCGTGTTATTGCGTTTGCAAGGCAATAAAGGACAGCGACGATGATGAAAACTTACCGAGTCCACAACAGACTACTGCTGTAGCAACCACTGGAGCAAGCGGTCAGCTCAATATCCGGTACGGTCACCAGGAACAGCACGTGGCAGTCGCCGTGACGGAGAGGGAGGAACTTGCAATGTCCAATGGAGTGATGATCTTACGTAAGATGAGGATCATGCAGGTGGTTGGGTTGGTTCGCTGA
- the LOC117324153 gene encoding uncharacterized protein LOC117324153 isoform X1, whose protein sequence is MAEDTAIEKHIKTFVSNKIGESVYLDLSKSKFVIIKHKVKRGSISLASLWIRVLQHHNNYPVQHYPYRTLYEANGNRKIKLKIDDVTMTVFLTTGTLTIQGNFVLEWFTQRFEDILRNYDAPDGPSQPVLAMFTQYENQWGSILEKEKETADALLRKEWEKEEEALRKADDLPTSLKYTLKEPEGSLQKVDGDVNRTLQQLASVRLDNYDDQWESILEKEKETAGIPEISDWFIFTLDEVLRKEWGKEEEALCKADELLVSVKESLKPEGSSQNLDSDVNRTLQQLAFVRLDNLEEEGLSSQLEKLKQGCVLDGPTVIYPLWKDLLNHWFSNQANKVYIATPFIDTARLLDICQLVLKHKLTANLEAFYVRLNCDHKLQISDIRRNAQNQLEPKDQVFIEYKVYNRFVYPLKRFHAKFLACVNNGQAQVMVTSASFHADHFHSPNLESVLFLTMSEAEFTHRYLRTMQASQLEVTIKT, encoded by the exons ATGGCTGAAGACACAGCAATAGAaaaacacatcaaaacatttgtaTCAAACAAAATTGGCGAATCGGTTTACCTGGATCTGTCCAAGTCCAAGTTTGTGATCATCAAACACAAGGTAAAGAGAGGTTCCATATCACTGGCATCACTCTGGATTCGTGTCCTCCAGCACCACAATAATTACCCAGTACAGCACTACCCCTATAGAACGCTGTACGAGGCTAATGGAAACAGGAAGATCAAATTGAAGATTGATGATGTCACCATGACAGTTTTCCTGACAACTGGTACACTGACAATACAGGGCAACTTCGTGTTGGAATGGTTCACCCAACGATTTGAGGACATCCTCAGGAATTATGATGCCCCAGACGGCCCATCGCAGCCTGTACTTGCTATGTTCACACAGTATGAGAATCAATGGGGAAGTATTCTGGAGAAGGAGAAGGAAACTGCTG ATGCACTCTTAAGGAAAGAGTGGGAAAAGGAGGAAGAGGCCCTCCGCAAGGCTGATGACTTACCAACTTCTTTAAAGTACACCCTCAAGGAGCCAGAGGGGTCCTTACAGAAAGTGGATGGAGATGTGAACAGGACACTGCAACAGCTTGCTTCGGTTAGGCTTGACAAT TATGATGATCAATGGGAAAGTATTCTGGAGAAGGAGAAGGAAACTGCTG GAATTCCAGAAATAAGTGATTGGTTTATTTTCACTTTAGATGAAGTCTTAAGGAAAGAATGGGGAAAAGAGGAGGAGGCCCTATGCAAGGCTGATGAATTACTAGTCTCTGTAAAGGAATCTCTCAAGCCAGAGGGGTCCTCACAGAACTTGGATAGTGATGTGAACAGGACACTGCAACAGCTTGCTTTTGTTAGGCTTGACAAT TTGGAAGAGGAGGGCCTGAGCTCCCAGTTGGAGAAGCTGAAACAAGGATGTGTCCTGGATGGTCCCACTGTTATCTATCCTCTCTGGAAAGATCTACTCAACCATTGGTTCAGTAACCAGGCTAACAAGGTGTACATAGCAACCCCTTTCATAGATACTGCCAGACTTCTGGACATCTGCCAATTGGTCCTTAAACACAAACTGACTGCAAACTTGGAAGCCTTCTACGTACGCTTAAACTGTGATCACAAACTCCAAATCTCAGACATTAGAAGAAATGCACAGAACCAGCTGGAACCAAAAGACCAAGTATTCATAGAATATAAAGTCTATAATAGGTTTGTTTATCCACTAAAGAGGTTCCATGCCAAGTTCTTGGCTTGTGTAAATAACGGACAGGCCCAAGTAATGGTGACAAGTGCCAGCTTCCATGCTGACCACTTCCACTCTCCTAACTTGGAAAGTGTTCTATTTCTGACCATGTCTGAGGCAGAGTTCACTCACAGGTATCTGAGAACTATGCAGGCATCACAACTGGAGGTgacaataaaaacataa
- the LOC117324153 gene encoding uncharacterized protein LOC117324153 isoform X2 encodes MAEDTAIEKHIKTFVSNKIGESVYLDLSKSKFVIIKHKVKRGSISLASLWIRVLQHHNNYPVQHYPYRTLYEANGNRKIKLKIDDVTMTVFLTTGTLTIQGNFVLEWFTQRFEDILRNYDAPDGPSQPVLAMFTQYENQWGSILEKEKETADALLRKEWEKEEEALRKADDLPTSLKYTLKEPEGSLQKVDGDVNRTLQQLASVRLDNYDDQWESILEKEKETADEVLRKEWGKEEEALCKADELLVSVKESLKPEGSSQNLDSDVNRTLQQLAFVRLDNLEEEGLSSQLEKLKQGCVLDGPTVIYPLWKDLLNHWFSNQANKVYIATPFIDTARLLDICQLVLKHKLTANLEAFYVRLNCDHKLQISDIRRNAQNQLEPKDQVFIEYKVYNRFVYPLKRFHAKFLACVNNGQAQVMVTSASFHADHFHSPNLESVLFLTMSEAEFTHRYLRTMQASQLEVTIKT; translated from the exons ATGGCTGAAGACACAGCAATAGAaaaacacatcaaaacatttgtaTCAAACAAAATTGGCGAATCGGTTTACCTGGATCTGTCCAAGTCCAAGTTTGTGATCATCAAACACAAGGTAAAGAGAGGTTCCATATCACTGGCATCACTCTGGATTCGTGTCCTCCAGCACCACAATAATTACCCAGTACAGCACTACCCCTATAGAACGCTGTACGAGGCTAATGGAAACAGGAAGATCAAATTGAAGATTGATGATGTCACCATGACAGTTTTCCTGACAACTGGTACACTGACAATACAGGGCAACTTCGTGTTGGAATGGTTCACCCAACGATTTGAGGACATCCTCAGGAATTATGATGCCCCAGACGGCCCATCGCAGCCTGTACTTGCTATGTTCACACAGTATGAGAATCAATGGGGAAGTATTCTGGAGAAGGAGAAGGAAACTGCTG ATGCACTCTTAAGGAAAGAGTGGGAAAAGGAGGAAGAGGCCCTCCGCAAGGCTGATGACTTACCAACTTCTTTAAAGTACACCCTCAAGGAGCCAGAGGGGTCCTTACAGAAAGTGGATGGAGATGTGAACAGGACACTGCAACAGCTTGCTTCGGTTAGGCTTGACAAT TATGATGATCAATGGGAAAGTATTCTGGAGAAGGAGAAGGAAACTGCTG ATGAAGTCTTAAGGAAAGAATGGGGAAAAGAGGAGGAGGCCCTATGCAAGGCTGATGAATTACTAGTCTCTGTAAAGGAATCTCTCAAGCCAGAGGGGTCCTCACAGAACTTGGATAGTGATGTGAACAGGACACTGCAACAGCTTGCTTTTGTTAGGCTTGACAAT TTGGAAGAGGAGGGCCTGAGCTCCCAGTTGGAGAAGCTGAAACAAGGATGTGTCCTGGATGGTCCCACTGTTATCTATCCTCTCTGGAAAGATCTACTCAACCATTGGTTCAGTAACCAGGCTAACAAGGTGTACATAGCAACCCCTTTCATAGATACTGCCAGACTTCTGGACATCTGCCAATTGGTCCTTAAACACAAACTGACTGCAAACTTGGAAGCCTTCTACGTACGCTTAAACTGTGATCACAAACTCCAAATCTCAGACATTAGAAGAAATGCACAGAACCAGCTGGAACCAAAAGACCAAGTATTCATAGAATATAAAGTCTATAATAGGTTTGTTTATCCACTAAAGAGGTTCCATGCCAAGTTCTTGGCTTGTGTAAATAACGGACAGGCCCAAGTAATGGTGACAAGTGCCAGCTTCCATGCTGACCACTTCCACTCTCCTAACTTGGAAAGTGTTCTATTTCTGACCATGTCTGAGGCAGAGTTCACTCACAGGTATCTGAGAACTATGCAGGCATCACAACTGGAGGTgacaataaaaacataa
- the LOC117324153 gene encoding uncharacterized protein LOC117324153 isoform X3: MAEDTAIEKHIKTFVSNKIGESVYLDLSKSKFVIIKHKVKRGSISLASLWIRVLQHHNNYPVQHYPYRTLYEANGNRKIKLKIDDVTMTVFLTTGTLTIQGNFVLEWFTQRFEDILRNYDAPDGPSQPVLAMFTQYENQWGSILEKEKETADEVLRKEWGKEEEALCKADELLVSVKESLKPEGSSQNLDSDVNRTLQQLAFVRLDNLEEEGLSSQLEKLKQGCVLDGPTVIYPLWKDLLNHWFSNQANKVYIATPFIDTARLLDICQLVLKHKLTANLEAFYVRLNCDHKLQISDIRRNAQNQLEPKDQVFIEYKVYNRFVYPLKRFHAKFLACVNNGQAQVMVTSASFHADHFHSPNLESVLFLTMSEAEFTHRYLRTMQASQLEVTIKT, encoded by the exons ATGGCTGAAGACACAGCAATAGAaaaacacatcaaaacatttgtaTCAAACAAAATTGGCGAATCGGTTTACCTGGATCTGTCCAAGTCCAAGTTTGTGATCATCAAACACAAGGTAAAGAGAGGTTCCATATCACTGGCATCACTCTGGATTCGTGTCCTCCAGCACCACAATAATTACCCAGTACAGCACTACCCCTATAGAACGCTGTACGAGGCTAATGGAAACAGGAAGATCAAATTGAAGATTGATGATGTCACCATGACAGTTTTCCTGACAACTGGTACACTGACAATACAGGGCAACTTCGTGTTGGAATGGTTCACCCAACGATTTGAGGACATCCTCAGGAATTATGATGCCCCAGACGGCCCATCGCAGCCTGTACTTGCTATGTTCACACAGTATGAGAATCAATGGGGAAGTATTCTGGAGAAGGAGAAGGAAACTGCTG ATGAAGTCTTAAGGAAAGAATGGGGAAAAGAGGAGGAGGCCCTATGCAAGGCTGATGAATTACTAGTCTCTGTAAAGGAATCTCTCAAGCCAGAGGGGTCCTCACAGAACTTGGATAGTGATGTGAACAGGACACTGCAACAGCTTGCTTTTGTTAGGCTTGACAAT TTGGAAGAGGAGGGCCTGAGCTCCCAGTTGGAGAAGCTGAAACAAGGATGTGTCCTGGATGGTCCCACTGTTATCTATCCTCTCTGGAAAGATCTACTCAACCATTGGTTCAGTAACCAGGCTAACAAGGTGTACATAGCAACCCCTTTCATAGATACTGCCAGACTTCTGGACATCTGCCAATTGGTCCTTAAACACAAACTGACTGCAAACTTGGAAGCCTTCTACGTACGCTTAAACTGTGATCACAAACTCCAAATCTCAGACATTAGAAGAAATGCACAGAACCAGCTGGAACCAAAAGACCAAGTATTCATAGAATATAAAGTCTATAATAGGTTTGTTTATCCACTAAAGAGGTTCCATGCCAAGTTCTTGGCTTGTGTAAATAACGGACAGGCCCAAGTAATGGTGACAAGTGCCAGCTTCCATGCTGACCACTTCCACTCTCCTAACTTGGAAAGTGTTCTATTTCTGACCATGTCTGAGGCAGAGTTCACTCACAGGTATCTGAGAACTATGCAGGCATCACAACTGGAGGTgacaataaaaacataa